The genomic window AAGGAAAAAACCAGGATATTTACGCCACTTTATTGAATGTTGGTACAGCAAATGGAGCTAAAAAACAGTTTCTACTTAGTAAAAACACAATGGTTGGTGAACAAGCAAAATGTGATGTTAATGGAGTTATGGTGCCAATTAAGTTAATTGGAAAAGATCAGGAAAACGACCTGGTTTTATTTGAACTTGGCCAACGGATAACCGGTGGAATTGATTTAAATATTAGCGACAGCGTTAAGATAGAAATGGGTAAACTTCTTTATAGCATTGATCCCGACGGTAAAGTGGTGCACAGTGTTTTGGGCAGTACGCTATTTAATTTACCGAAAATTAACAGTCAACCTTATTTGGGCGCAATGGTGGTTTATAATTCCAGCCCCGTTCAGTTTTCGTTAATCAAAGCAGGCAGTCCGGCAGAAAAAGCGGGAATAAAAGTTGGCGATGAAATGATCAGCATGAATGGTAAACCAATAAAAAAAGCAGGCGATTTCGCCCCGGAAATAATGAAGTATTGGGCAGATGACGAAGTTACTTTTGAATGGGGAAATGCTTCGGGTAAGATGAGTAAAACACTAAAACTAGAGGGACGGGGTCAGTCGGTATTTAATCATCCGGCAGATAAATTTGAAGGTGGAAAGTCGGAGCGAAGAGATGGTTTTAATGCTGTTTTTACACACGATGCAGCTATTAAAGCCAATGCCTGTGGTTCGCCTGTTTTCGATTGGCAAGGCAGTTTTTGTGGGATTAACATCGCCAGGTTTAGCCGAACTACTACTGTTTTGGTACCGAAGAAAACGATAATAGATTTTGTTTTGAAGACTATTCTGTAGCTTGGTTTTCGCCACGGAAACACAGAAGTCACGGAATTTATAGTGGTCGGTGTTTCACCGACCACTGCGAGGATTTATTACCTAACATATTTCGGTCGGTGAGAGACCGACCGATAAGGAAATCTCCTCAGATTATCGTCATTGTGAGAAGGCTTTTCAGCCGGCGAAGCAATCTTACAACGCTCGCTACTAGCGTACGCATTAAGATTGCTTCGTTCCTTGCAAGGATGATTTTTCTTCCACAACCCCGGTTAAATAAACCTTATTGTAGCGGCTATCCTTTTTGTTGCAAGACTATAATCGTTTATGCAATTGATTCTCAAAAAGATAGAAGCGGAAAGAAGGACTGCCTAAACCGAAGAGCGCTGCGCCTGCTTTCTAAAACGGTACGTTATGCATAATTATTCTTTCTAGTAGGTGGTGTATCACCGACCACTGAGGAAGATTCTTCACTGCGTTCAGAATGACAACTAAGGAATGAAACGATGAGTCTATTTCTTCAGCAAGGTATCAATCTCTGTATTAAATTCTTTCACAAATTCATCATAAAATTTACCGGTTGCCGGACCGTTAAAACCCGTATGGATCTGTGCTACATTGCCTTGTTTATCAATAATTATAGTTGTTGGAAACGATAAAAAAGAATCGAGTGCTGGCAACGATTCCGATACGGCCTGTTTATCGGCAGTACCTGCAATAACTTGGTCATATTCGATGCCAAAGCGTTCGCGGAAACGCGTCATCACCTTTTTTGCATATTCAGGTTCGGTTGAGCGCTCATAATGCAAAGCAATAATTTCTACACCACGTTTCTTGTTTTCTTTATACCAGGGCGCAATAAAGGTAGCTTCATCAACACAATTTGGGCACCAGCTTCCAGTTATGGTTAAAATCACCACCTTGTTTTTATATTTTTCATTCTTTAACGAAATCTTTTTGCCGTTTACATCAAGAAAGCTAAAATCAAGCGTTTTGTATCCTTTTTTCAGGTAGGTAAGTTTGTAAGGATCGGGCAGGGCAGCATCTTTATTTTTAGTTCCGGTAAAAGGCTGGCTTCCCCTTGCACCTAAAATTTCGCCGGTTAATGAGCCATCTGCGTGGAAAGTTCCTTTGTAATAGGAAGGAGAGGAGCCAATAAAGCTCGAAAGTTGAAATTCATTTCCTTCTACTACACCTTCAAGATAACGCGAATCGCCTGTTACACGTAGAAAAGTGCCAGTAAGTTTATTACCCGTTTGCTTAAATAAACCTACGGTTTTTTCTTCCTTACCATTTGGCGATTTAAAAACTACATCATAACTGCCAGAATAATCTGCGGTTGCAGGTTTATCTGCTGTTTTAAAACGGTAATTTTTCCTTTCAGCAACGATTACCAAAGGTTTGCCGGCTTTATCCTGTTTCCTTAATGTGCCTGTTAATTGATCACCATTTATCGCAAATGCGAGTTCATTATCAAATTGATCCAGTTTTACAAAAAGCGAATCGGCTGTTTGTTTTACTAGGCCACCTTCGAAACTTTCTTCAGCATTGCGGAAATATAATTTCTGCTGACCGCTTTTTTCGTTGATTTCGAAGTTAAAAGGGATTTCTAATCCTTCATTTACCTTGGCTATTCCACGCCAGTTACCGAGTGCAACAAAAGCATTTTGTTTTTTCTCTTTGCGCTTTGCTGATTGATTATTTGTTAGTGCAATCTGGTTCTGAGCGTATGTGAAAGTTATTGATATAGCCAATCCGGCTGTTAAAAGGGATTTTAGTTTCATTGGGATGTGTATTTGTCGACTAAACTAGTAGACAAAGATATGGATGTAATTGGCAAAGAAAAAATATTTCAATAAAAATCTATAAAAACTATAGGATAAATGGAATAAGTTATACCTTTGCAGCAGTTATTTTAAAATACTTATCAAGAAAGGCGGAGGGAATGGCCCTGTGAAGCCTTAGCAACCATCTAATTTTAGAAATGGTGCTAATTCCATCTCAGATGAATCTGGGGTAGTTAAGTCAGTTGATTGCGTTATCCTTATAAGAATATATGGAGCACTTCTGATTTATGGGGTGCTTTTTTTTTGCCCCAATGCACGCTTGAAAAGTAAATACGGTTTAAAGAAAATCATTCAAATGAAAAAGACAGACGAGCTGAAAGCCATTAATGTAAACCTTAACGCATGCTTCCGAATGCGTGAAGCCTGTTAAAATTGCTCCATTTTAACAGGCTTTTTTAGGCTTACAATTCCTTTATTCTCTTTAAAAACAAACACGGTTTTAGCCGTGGTGGAATTGTTTTGCCCAAAAATATTATCCCTTTTTAACTAATTAACTACACACTTATGTTTAAAAATTTAAAATCAATAACGTTTATCCTGCTGCTGTTCCTGGTACAAAAGCTTTCCGCTCAGGATGTAACGGTTACCGGAACGGTGAAATCGGCAGATGGTGAAACACTCCCTGGTGTTTCCGTTTTAATAAAAGAAACCAAACAAGCCACCATTTCTGATGCAAAAGGAGCTTTTTCTATTACTGCACCAGATAAAGGCACATTGGTATTTTCTTATATCGGTTTTAAGAGCCAGGAAATACAGATCAATAAAAATGCCGGCCCCATTTCGATCATTCTTCAGTCAAGCGATAATGCACTGGATGAGGTAGTGGTTACTGCATTGGGTATTTCAAGGCAGAAGAAATCGCTTGGTTATGCTGTTCAAGAATTAAAAGGACAAGATTTGGCCGAAGCTAAAGAGTCTAACCTGGTAAATGCACTGGCCGGAAAAATAGCAGGTGTAAGGGTAACCAATAGCCAGGGGAGCATGGGTTCCTCGCGTGTGGTCATCAGGGGAGAAACATCTATTGCCGGAAATAACCAGCCATTATTTGTGGTTGATGGGATTCCGGTAGATAATTCTCAGTTAAATTCGGCTGGGGCAAGAGATTACGCCAATACCATTTCGGACATTAATCCGGAAGATATAGAATCGATGAGTGTGTTAAAAGGACCAAATGCCGCTGCACTATATGGCTCTAGGGCTGCAGCAGGGGTTATCCTCATTAAAACCAAAACGGGTAAATCTAAAAAAGGATTAGGTATTGCCATTAACTCAAACGCGGTTTTAGAAACCTTGCTTACGCTGCCCGTGTATCAAAATGCCTTCGGTCAGGGATCGGAAGGCAAATTTAGCTATATAGATGGCGCAGGTAAAGGCATTAACGATGGAGTAGATGAAAGCTGGGGGCCAAAACTGGACGGCAGATTAATTCCTCAGTTTTTTTCGAAAGGAGTAGCTGTTCCGTTTGTGGCACATCCTGATAATGTGCGCGATTTCTTCCAAACCGGATATTCATTAAACAATGGGGTATCTATTGCAGATGCGGGCGAAAAGTACGACTTCCGATTATCGTACAATAACCTTAAACAGGTGGGTATAGTGCCTAACTCTGGTCAGGGCAAAAATTCGTTTGTATTGAATACTACAGTAAAAGTAACACCCAAATTAAGTTTAACGGCAAACGCAAATTATAGCAAACTTAATTCTGATAATTTACCTGGAACAGGCGGTTCAAGGTCAACCAGTACCATGTTACAGTTTACCTGGTTCGGCCGTCAGGTTGATATTAACCAATTGAAAGATTATTTGGACGAAAATGGAAAAACGTTTAACTGGAACAATAGCTATTACAGCAATCCATATTGGGTAGCTTACGAAAATACAGTATCGCAAAACCGCAGCCGGATTATTGGAAGTTTAGCCCTGAATTATAAGATTATTGATGGACTTGATTTCAATTTCAGATCAGGGACTGATTATTACAACGATAGACGTAAAGTTAGGATTGCCTATGGTACCAATGGAACGCCTTTCGGCTCTTATACTGAGAGTGCCTTTACAGTAAGTGAAAATAACACAGATGCGACATTAAACTTTAACAAACAGTTAAATGATGATTTTAGCCTCGAATTGTTAGGTGGTGGTAACATCCGCAGGCAATATATCGAGCAGAACGATCAAAGTGCACCTAAATTGGCCATCGCAGGACTGTATACCCTTAAAAACTCTCGTGATCCCCTGATTTCATCAAATAATTTATCTAGATTAAAATCTTACAGTGTTTATGCCTCTGGACAGCTTGGTTTCAGAAATTACCTTTTTGCCAACATCACTGCACGTAACGATTGGTCATCTACCTTGCCGGCGCAGAACAGGTCGTATTTTTATCCGTCATTTAACGGAAGTTTTGTAGCAACCGAAGCATTTGACATTAAAAGTGAAGCACTTAATTATTTGAAAATACGTGGGGGCTGGTCTAAAGTAGGTAAAGATGCAGATCCTTATCGTTTGATCAATACTTATGCATTTAGTGCGCCATTTAACGCAAACCCTCAGCTTACCACAAGTAATATCGATCTTAATCCTAACCTTAAACCAGAAACTACCACTTCAACAGAACTGGGCGTTGAGGCTGTTTTCTTTAACAAAAGGTTACGTTTCGATTTAAGTGCATACAATACCAATAGTTACAATCAGATTTTAGCTGCCGATGTAAGTCAAAGTACCGGATTTAGCTCAAAACTGCTTAATGCCGGAAAAATAAACAACAAAGGCATAGAAGCACAGTTGGGCATTACACCAATTAAAAAACAGTTTATCTGGGATATTGATTTCAATTTCGCTGCAAACAGGAGTAGGGTAATTGAACTCGATGCGGAGAAATTATTAACGAATTACATTGTCGCTACCAATTCAGCGCAGGTGATTGCTACCGTTGGACAACCTTATGGATCGCTTTTCGGAACTGCATTTTTAAGGGATGGCAATGGTAATATTATTGTAAATGCGACAGGTGCACCGGCAACAAACCCTACCAAACAGGTATTGGGAAAATATACACCAGATTGGATTGGTGGGGTGTACAATACTTTCACGTATAAAGGTATAAGCTTAGGTGTATTGGTTGATGCAAGTATTGGTGGTTCTATTTACAACGGTACTTATGCCACAGGCACTTATACCGGAGTTTTAGCCTCTACATTGCCAGGAAGAGCAGCAGAATACGGTGGTATTTCTTACTATTATCCAGATAATAAAAAGGAAAATGGCACCGTTAGGGTAAACGGAGCCGCTCCGGCAGGTGTAACGGTTTATGATGATGGGATTGTTTTTGATGGCGTAACTAGCGATGGTAAACGTAATGAAAAAGTGTTACCTGCCCAACAATATTATAAATCGTTCAGGAATATCGATGAAGCAAATATATTCGATGCCTCTTACGTTAAACTTCGAGAAGTTAAGCTTAGTTACAATTTGCCGGCCAAATGGATCCGTCCGCTAAGTTTGCAAGGGGTTTCTGTATCACTTGTTGGCCGTAACCTTTGGATTATTCACCGCAATACAGTTGATATTGATCCGGAAGTAGCCTTTAATACTGGCAACGGACAGGGGTTGGAAAGCCTTTCTAACCCGAGCACACGCAGTTACGGTATCAACCTGAATGTTAAATTTTAAATCTGACCATCATGAAAAATAAAAAACTATATATACTAGCCATTCTGGCAATTGCATTTTCATCTTGTAATAAAGAGCTTGATGAGGTGAATATTAATCCGAATGCTCCAGAAATTCCACAACCTGATTATTTACTTACGGGTACCACTAAAACAACAGCCGATACGTATTGGGGGGTAACCAATAATATGAACTCAAGCTTGCTTTTTGCACAACATTGGGCTAAAGTTCAGTATACAGAAGAAGATCGGTTTATCTTTTCGAACAGTAGCTTTACCTCTTTATGGTCTACGGGCTACGCACAAAGTATTGCTGGCTTTAATAAAATTATCGAACTAGGCGATGCACAAGGCAATCCAAACTATACAGGAGTTGCACTTGTGTTAAGGTCTTGGGTATTTTTGTGTTACTTACCGACGCTTATGGGGATATACCATATTCACAGGCTGGAAAAATTAAACAGTTTGTTACGCCGGTTTACGATAAACAAAAGGATGTTTATTATGGTATTCTTAACGATTTAAAGACTGCTCAGGCAACTTTAGATCCAGCCTCAGGAAAAGTTGTAAGTGGAGATGTAATTTATAGTGGCAATATTGCTTTATGGAAAAAGTTTGCCAATTCTTTACGTCTTCGTATCGCTTTACGCATTGCAGATAAAGAGCCATCTAAAGCTAAACAGGTAATTGATGAAATACTTGCAGAAGGTGGCACCTATATTAATAGCAAATCAGAGAACGCACAACTGTTTTACAGTGATTCACCTCAGCAAAATCCGGTAGCAGCCTCATTTGAAACCAGGAATGATTACCGGATCAGCAAAACCATCGTGGATAAACTTTTTTCACTAAATGATCCAAGACTATCAGTTTATGCAAGTAAAACTGATAACGCTACACCTCAAACGTATGTAGGCATTCCAAATGGCTCAACAAATTCAGAAGCCAGTACAATAGGCTTAGCAAATTCTTCCAGACCAGGAACTTACTTTTTAGCACCAAAAGCACCTGCAGTGATTTTTAGCTATGCCGAACTGCTTTTTGATAGGGCAGAAGCCGCTGCAAGAGGCTATACTACCGAAAATGCAGCTGATCTATATAAACAGGCCATCAGGGCATCATTTGATCAATACAATATAGGTGGAAGTGCTGTTGATGATTATATTAATCAGGCTGCAGTACAATATGATGCTGGTAATTATAAAAAATCAATCGGTGAGCAAAAATGGATTGCTTTATTTGGTCAGGGTTTAGAAGCCTGGACAGAGCAGAGAAGGTTAGATTATCCGCAATTAACTGCATCTGTTAATACTGTGTTGAATGGCAAAATTCCGGTACGTTTTATTTATCCAGGTTCTGAACAATCGTTAAACGGACAGAATTATAAAAATGCGGTGAGCAGCCAGGGCGCAGATTTATTAACCACTAAACTTTGGTTTGATGCTTTTTAATCTAATAGTGCTAATAATGGTGTCAGATGTTACCATCTGACACTAAAAGCAAAAAACGTCCTGAATTTATATCGGGACGTTTTTTTGTTTTTTACAATTAAACAAAAAGATAGACCTGTTCAGGTTCCTTTCTTTTAATTGGTATTCATCTGGCTAAATCCTCGGCAGCATTACTTGCCTTGGTTTTCAGGTCTTCAGTGTATCCTTTTGCTTTCTCTACCCATTCTGGGGCTTTATCTAATAGTTCATCTACTATTGATTGTCCGGTAATTGGATCTTTCTTGGTGATATATTTTACGCCAGCATAAACTGCAGCGCCAATAATTGCTGTTTTTAAAATTCCCATGTTCTTTTCTTTTTTATTAGTTAAACATTTTGAGATCGTTTAAAGTTTTAGACAATTTCCTATACCTGTTGTTACATGGTCATTGTTACACCAGTTATTTTTATTTCTTCAATTAACTAAATTAATAGGACCGGATGGTAACATCTGGCATGGCGATTAAAGGGAATGCGTGTAACTTCTGAAGTCCGATAGTTAAATTTTAGCTCAAATAGTTAGATTATTTCATGCCTAATGATATTTTGCCTGTTTGCAGTCGATAAATCCTGGTGCTTCGATAAAATTTTTACAGATTATCACTATTAAATTTATATATTTCGAACAAAATTACCTTAAACTAAATGGAGTTGGCATGAATAAGGAAAAGCTGTTCGTTGAATCAAAGATTTGAGCATCATAAATTCTTTATTGAACATGAACAGCTTGTGCAGGGAATCATCAATGGGCTAAACCATAAACTGATTGTTAGGGGAGATATTCTACCTTCACCCGATTAACATTGAAAACACAAATGAACAAATCAGATCAAATTACAGGTTACATGAAGCATGGGGCATTAGTCCTTGCAGTTTCATTTTTTACCGTTGGCAATATTAAGGCCCAAAACATCATACCCATCGAAACCGCACATAATGCCTTGGTGTTAGGAACCAGTGCAAAAAAAGATGTAAACACCATATTTTTTGGAAAGAAACTGGCCAACAAACAAGAATATGCTCAAATTACCGCACAATATAAGCAGACTGAAGATTATACAGGTCAGCTAAATTCTGTGTATACGCCATCGGGATCAAGGAATTTGGTAGAACCAGCCATAAGTGTTACCCATGCTGATGGCAATAATTCGCTCGATCTTAAATATGTTGATCATACCATTATCGCTATTGATGATAATGTGAGTCTAATAAAGATCAGATTAAAAGATCCCGTTTATAATTTTGAGGTAACCTTATTTTATAAGTCTTTTTATAAACAGGATGTAATAGAACAATGGACGGAGATTAAACACAGTGAGAAAGGTACAGTGGTATTGCATAAATATGCATCGGCTAATCTGCACTTAAAATCACCACATTTTTGGTTAAACCAATACCATGGCGATTGGGCTAAGGAAATGCAGCCAGAACAAAGTGAAATTACCCATGGTATTAAAACTTTGGATAGCAAACTGGGCACAAGGGCAAATTTGTTTCAGCCTTCTGTTTTTATGATTTCGTTAGATAAACCTGCTGAGGAAAATGAGGGTAATGTTTTGTATGGTGCAATGGAATGGAGCGGTAATTTTAAGATCGATCTTGAGCTTGATTATCAGGATAACCTCCGCATTATTGCCGGAATGAACAATTATGCTTCACCCTATAGCTTAAAACCAGGTGAAGTTTTTGCAACACCTGCATTTTTATATACTTTTTCTGATCAGGGAAAAGGCGATGCCAGTAGAAAATTGCAAGATTGGGCACGTAATTATAAAATATTAGATGGAAAAGGCAGTAGGTTAACACTTCTGAATAACTGGGAAGCCACTTATTTTGATTTCAATGAGCAAAAATTGGCCGATTTATTAAAAGATACCAAAAAACTGGGTGTCGATTTCTTTTTGCTTGATGATGGTTGGTTCGGAAACAAATATCCACGTAACGATGACCATGCAGGGCTTGGCGATTGGCAGGAGAACAAGAAGAAATTGCCAAACGGAATAGCTTCTTTGGTAAAAGAAGCCGATAATGTAGGAACCAGATTCGGAATTTGGATAGAACCCGAAATGGTTAACCCTAAAAGTGAACTTTATGAAAAACACCCAGATTGGGTGGTAAAACAGCCTAACAGACCTGAATACTATTTTAGAAACCAGTTAGAGCTTGATCTGAGTAACCCAAAAGTGCAGGATTTTGTTTTTGGTGTGGTAGATGGTCTGTTTACTAAAAATCCTAAACTCGCTTACATTAAGTGGGATTGTAATGCGGTAATTTATAACGCATATTCTGCACATTTAAAAAATCAATCGCACTTCTACATTGATTACGTAAGAGGATTGTATAGTGTACTGCAACGCATCCGTGCAAAATATCCAACTGTGCCAATGATGTTATGCTCTGGCGGTGGTGGTAGGGTAGATTACGCTGCCTTACAGTATTTTACAGAGTTTTGGCCTAGTGATAACACCGACCCATTAGAACGCATATTTATACAATGGGAATACTCTTATTTTTATCCGGCCATCAGTAGTTCTAACCATGTAACCGA from Flavobacterium sp. W4I14 includes these protein-coding regions:
- a CDS encoding alpha-galactosidase (product_source=KO:K07407; cath_funfam=3.20.20.70; cog=COG3345; ko=KO:K07407; pfam=PF02065,PF16874,PF16875; superfamily=51445), with the translated sequence MNKSDQITGYMKHGALVLAVSFFTVGNIKAQNIIPIETAHNALVLGTSAKKDVNTIFFGKKLANKQEYAQITAQYKQTEDYTGQLNSVYTPSGSRNLVEPAISVTHADGNNSLDLKYVDHTIIAIDDNVSLIKIRLKDPVYNFEVTLFYKSFYKQDVIEQWTEIKHSEKGTVVLHKYASANLHLKSPHFWLNQYHGDWAKEMQPEQSEITHGIKTLDSKLGTRANLFQPSVFMISLDKPAEENEGNVLYGAMEWSGNFKIDLELDYQDNLRIIAGMNNYASPYSLKPGEVFATPAFLYTFSDQGKGDASRKLQDWARNYKILDGKGSRLTLLNNWEATYFDFNEQKLADLLKDTKKLGVDFFLLDDGWFGNKYPRNDDHAGLGDWQENKKKLPNGIASLVKEADNVGTRFGIWIEPEMVNPKSELYEKHPDWVVKQPNRPEYYFRNQLELDLSNPKVQDFVFGVVDGLFTKNPKLAYIKWDCNAVIYNAYSAHLKNQSHFYIDYVRGLYSVLQRIRAKYPTVPMMLCSGGGGRVDYAALQYFTEFWPSDNTDPLERIFIQWEYSYFYPAISSSNHVTDWGKQPIKFRTDVAMMGKLGFDIVVSKLPEKELQFCQEAIKNYNDVKQTIWQGEQYRLANPRTGNIASMLYVNEQKTEGVIFNYLVNYRYGENSKYPIKLNGLDATKKYHIKEINLYPGTKSSIDATKTYTGDFLMKVGFNPILNTTRTSVVLKLEEAK
- a CDS encoding hypothetical protein (product_source=Hypo-rule applied; pfam=PF12771; superfamily=48452), with amino-acid sequence MGIFVLLTDAYGDIPYSQAGKIKQFVTPVYDKQKDVYYGILNDLKTAQATLDPASGKVVSGDVIYSGNIALWKKFANSLRLRIALRIADKEPSKAKQVIDEILAEGGTYINSKSENAQLFYSDSPQQNPVAASFETRNDYRISKTIVDKLFSLNDPRLSVYASKTDNATPQTYVGIPNGSTNSEASTIGLANSSRPGTYFLAPKAPAVIFSYAELLFDRAEAAARGYTTENAADLYKQAIRASFDQYNIGGSAVDDYINQAAVQYDAGNYKKSIGEQKWIALFGQGLEAWTEQRRLDYPQLTASVNTVLNGKIPVRFIYPGSEQSLNGQNYKNAVSSQGADLLTTKLWFDAF
- a CDS encoding hypothetical protein (product_source=Hypo-rule applied) — protein: MGILKTAIIGAAVYAGVKYITKKDPITGQSIVDELLDKAPEWVEKAKGYTEDLKTKASNAAEDLAR
- a CDS encoding TonB-linked SusC/RagA family outer membrane protein (product_source=TIGR04056; cath_funfam=2.170.130.10,2.40.170.20; cleavage_site_network=SignalP-noTM; cog=COG4771; pfam=PF00593,PF07715,PF13715; superfamily=49464,56935; tigrfam=TIGR04056) gives rise to the protein MFKNLKSITFILLLFLVQKLSAQDVTVTGTVKSADGETLPGVSVLIKETKQATISDAKGAFSITAPDKGTLVFSYIGFKSQEIQINKNAGPISIILQSSDNALDEVVVTALGISRQKKSLGYAVQELKGQDLAEAKESNLVNALAGKIAGVRVTNSQGSMGSSRVVIRGETSIAGNNQPLFVVDGIPVDNSQLNSAGARDYANTISDINPEDIESMSVLKGPNAAALYGSRAAAGVILIKTKTGKSKKGLGIAINSNAVLETLLTLPVYQNAFGQGSEGKFSYIDGAGKGINDGVDESWGPKLDGRLIPQFFSKGVAVPFVAHPDNVRDFFQTGYSLNNGVSIADAGEKYDFRLSYNNLKQVGIVPNSGQGKNSFVLNTTVKVTPKLSLTANANYSKLNSDNLPGTGGSRSTSTMLQFTWFGRQVDINQLKDYLDENGKTFNWNNSYYSNPYWVAYENTVSQNRSRIIGSLALNYKIIDGLDFNFRSGTDYYNDRRKVRIAYGTNGTPFGSYTESAFTVSENNTDATLNFNKQLNDDFSLELLGGGNIRRQYIEQNDQSAPKLAIAGLYTLKNSRDPLISSNNLSRLKSYSVYASGQLGFRNYLFANITARNDWSSTLPAQNRSYFYPSFNGSFVATEAFDIKSEALNYLKIRGGWSKVGKDADPYRLINTYAFSAPFNANPQLTTSNIDLNPNLKPETTTSTELGVEAVFFNKRLRFDLSAYNTNSYNQILAADVSQSTGFSSKLLNAGKINNKGIEAQLGITPIKKQFIWDIDFNFAANRSRVIELDAEKLLTNYIVATNSAQVIATVGQPYGSLFGTAFLRDGNGNIIVNATGAPATNPTKQVLGKYTPDWIGGVYNTFTYKGISLGVLVDASIGGSIYNGTYATGTYTGVLASTLPGRAAEYGGISYYYPDNKKENGTVRVNGAAPAGVTVYDDGIVFDGVTSDGKRNEKVLPAQQYYKSFRNIDEANIFDASYVKLREVKLSYNLPAKWIRPLSLQGVSVSLVGRNLWIIHRNTVDIDPEVAFNTGNGQGLESLSNPSTRSYGINLNVKF
- a CDS encoding peroxiredoxin (product_source=COG1225; cath_funfam=3.40.30.10; cleavage_site_network=SignalP-noTM; cog=COG1225; pfam=PF08534; superfamily=52833): MKLKSLLTAGLAISITFTYAQNQIALTNNQSAKRKEKKQNAFVALGNWRGIAKVNEGLEIPFNFEINEKSGQQKLYFRNAEESFEGGLVKQTADSLFVKLDQFDNELAFAINGDQLTGTLRKQDKAGKPLVIVAERKNYRFKTADKPATADYSGSYDVVFKSPNGKEEKTVGLFKQTGNKLTGTFLRVTGDSRYLEGVVEGNEFQLSSFIGSSPSYYKGTFHADGSLTGEILGARGSQPFTGTKNKDAALPDPYKLTYLKKGYKTLDFSFLDVNGKKISLKNEKYKNKVVILTITGSWCPNCVDEATFIAPWYKENKKRGVEIIALHYERSTEPEYAKKVMTRFRERFGIEYDQVIAGTADKQAVSESLPALDSFLSFPTTIIIDKQGNVAQIHTGFNGPATGKFYDEFVKEFNTEIDTLLKK